One Roseiconus lacunae genomic region harbors:
- a CDS encoding class I SAM-dependent methyltransferase, with the protein MSAIDIATPVTWESDYAQRVNPELMNRLLHQAVPVLQWTDWRITKVERGYCESILPLSVPTTNQHGTHQAALISLSADYTGGMALTTLLTGVPLTGIHRGHPDQSASLWLASMDVKYENPSTSHLRAVCRIDAKTADRIKSRYFGGRVVLATLTVEFFSEDNDRIAVAEMKYFAQATAKLLGDRPNGERSSLAKLNIKKSARIISGLRAKSGQNQGHWINRDDGTRIRVDGGHDMFAAGTHGILQAERLQKVLPQLQAMVAARTSNADEVLQSMPEIEQLIMLGAGLDMRPFRLSNALQGATVFELDLPDMLTERQHVIGRMETQIGGVHQAPERYQLAADFLRMDIGSKLRNHFAFSQTAATLVIYEGCSMYFDHEQNVKLLSSVMRSLKNPASRLWMDCVTPAVIDSSTGDPNIQAFIDQMEGIGEKFIHGPKNIDDFLGQCGLVLDRQVTAGDVLDDGDPTLAEYRFVTARRDSVGLPPA; encoded by the coding sequence ATGTCTGCGATCGATATAGCAACTCCCGTTACCTGGGAGTCGGATTACGCTCAACGCGTCAATCCGGAATTGATGAATCGACTTCTTCACCAGGCCGTCCCGGTGCTTCAGTGGACCGATTGGCGGATTACAAAAGTTGAACGCGGCTATTGCGAGTCAATCTTGCCGTTAAGTGTCCCGACGACCAACCAACATGGCACTCATCAGGCGGCGTTGATTTCATTGTCAGCCGACTACACCGGGGGCATGGCGTTGACGACGCTGTTGACGGGCGTCCCTCTGACGGGCATCCATCGCGGGCATCCCGATCAGTCCGCGTCGCTTTGGTTGGCGTCGATGGATGTAAAGTACGAAAACCCAAGTACGAGTCATTTGCGTGCCGTTTGTCGGATCGATGCCAAGACCGCCGATCGAATCAAATCGCGGTATTTCGGTGGTCGAGTGGTACTCGCAACTCTGACGGTCGAGTTTTTCTCCGAAGACAACGACCGAATCGCCGTTGCCGAGATGAAGTACTTTGCCCAGGCGACCGCAAAACTGTTGGGGGATCGTCCCAATGGCGAACGATCTTCGTTGGCGAAGTTGAATATCAAGAAGTCCGCGCGTATCATCTCAGGACTTCGTGCCAAGTCAGGCCAAAACCAGGGACACTGGATCAACCGTGATGATGGGACAAGGATACGAGTCGATGGCGGACATGATATGTTTGCCGCCGGAACGCACGGAATACTACAAGCCGAGCGGCTACAAAAAGTATTGCCACAACTTCAAGCGATGGTCGCCGCGCGGACAAGCAATGCTGATGAAGTCTTGCAATCGATGCCGGAGATCGAGCAATTGATTATGCTCGGCGCGGGATTGGACATGCGGCCGTTTCGTCTTTCCAATGCACTGCAAGGGGCAACGGTCTTTGAACTCGATCTCCCTGACATGCTGACCGAACGCCAGCATGTCATCGGGCGAATGGAGACGCAGATCGGTGGTGTTCATCAGGCACCCGAACGATATCAGCTAGCGGCTGATTTTCTGCGAATGGATATTGGCAGCAAGCTTCGAAATCACTTCGCGTTTTCGCAGACGGCGGCGACACTGGTGATCTATGAAGGTTGCTCGATGTATTTCGATCATGAACAAAATGTCAAGCTTTTGTCATCAGTCATGCGGTCGCTCAAGAACCCAGCAAGTCGACTCTGGATGGACTGTGTGACACCGGCTGTGATCGACTCCAGCACCGGCGATCCTAACATCCAGGCATTCATCGATCAGATGGAAGGGATCGGAGAGAAGTTTATCCATGGTCCGAAAAACATCGATGACTTTCTAGGCCAATGCGGCTTGGTTCTTGATCGGCAAGTGACCGCAGGGGATGTCTTGGATGACGGTGATCCTACGTTGGCGGAGTATCGTTTCGTCACCGCCCGCCGTGATAGTGTGGGGCTGCCGCCTGCCTAG
- a CDS encoding class I SAM-dependent methyltransferase — protein sequence MDTKLNLIATCVFGLEAVVRRELETLGVQGEIAGAGRVQFQGDWTLVAMANLHLRCADRILIQVAELPATDFDSLFDATGAIDWADWLPVDAAFPVGGRSIKSTLTSVPAIQRSVKRAVVDSMVRGHGTSQLEETGAVYKIDVSIIEDHATLTLDTSGASLHRRGYRIEGARSPLRETLAAALVQLSYWKPGRPLLDPFCGTGTIPIEAARIGLKIAPGIDREFAFTAWAAAPSDLVEDLRSDAVKGQLQTLDEPILASDLDGRVVHIARENAKRAGVDGVIHFQRKDIREVSTKRRFGCLITHAPFEFQSKEREIQPKPSLPDRRHRPKANSEKSDMSRPSHESRELDSLYRFLPEVFRGLPTWSHYVLSSYQGFERVLGKSADRRRKLYNGKHENTFYQFYGPKPVVEQRQHDDEVTTLVHAEGSAAFGQLGDKADEQAELFAARLRKRARHLRRWPTRRGITCFRLYERDIPEIPLVVDRYEDHLHITEYERPHDRDPAQHANWLDRMAKTAAETLEINASNVHFKRRDRQKNFVQYEKVDQTRNRFQVNEGGLKFWVNLDDYIDTGLFLDHRQTRSMVRDLAKDAWFLNLFAYTGSFTVYAADGGARRTTTVDLSSTYTRWTCENLRLNGFLNDQDAPDERRYASQSDAKHQVFAMDVSKFIEEHPAGEKYDVVVFDPPTYSRSKKTDNDWNVQQDAIPLLNKLLPLVRRGGVVFFSNNFRRFKFDASELDVSECHEISSQTVPEDFRNRRIHRCWRIVR from the coding sequence GTGGACACGAAACTGAATCTTATCGCGACCTGCGTCTTTGGCCTCGAGGCTGTCGTTCGCCGAGAGTTAGAAACCTTGGGCGTGCAAGGCGAAATTGCCGGAGCCGGCCGAGTGCAGTTTCAAGGCGACTGGACGTTGGTGGCGATGGCAAATTTGCACCTTCGGTGTGCCGATCGTATCCTGATCCAAGTCGCCGAACTCCCCGCAACCGATTTCGATTCGCTTTTCGACGCAACCGGTGCAATCGATTGGGCCGACTGGTTGCCCGTCGATGCCGCCTTTCCGGTGGGGGGGCGATCAATCAAGTCGACCTTGACCAGTGTTCCCGCGATCCAGCGAAGTGTGAAGCGGGCTGTCGTCGATTCGATGGTGCGTGGTCACGGAACTTCGCAGCTTGAAGAAACAGGGGCGGTCTACAAAATTGATGTTTCGATCATTGAAGATCACGCGACGCTGACGCTTGATACTTCTGGTGCGTCGCTTCATCGCCGTGGCTATCGAATCGAAGGTGCCCGGTCGCCGCTGCGTGAGACTTTAGCGGCGGCGTTAGTTCAATTGAGTTATTGGAAACCGGGACGCCCGCTTCTTGATCCGTTTTGTGGGACCGGGACGATCCCCATTGAAGCGGCGCGGATCGGACTGAAGATCGCACCCGGCATCGACCGGGAGTTTGCCTTCACGGCCTGGGCTGCCGCGCCATCGGACCTTGTGGAGGACTTGCGGAGTGATGCGGTCAAGGGACAACTTCAAACACTGGACGAACCGATCTTAGCCAGTGATCTCGATGGTCGAGTGGTCCATATTGCCCGCGAGAACGCCAAGCGAGCAGGGGTTGATGGCGTCATTCATTTTCAACGGAAAGACATCCGCGAGGTTTCGACCAAACGACGGTTCGGGTGCTTGATCACGCATGCGCCGTTTGAGTTTCAATCCAAGGAACGAGAAATACAGCCTAAACCGTCATTGCCGGATCGTAGGCATCGCCCCAAAGCGAATTCGGAAAAGTCGGACATGTCGCGTCCCTCACATGAATCTCGTGAGTTGGATTCGTTGTATCGGTTTCTTCCCGAGGTCTTTCGAGGATTGCCGACTTGGTCGCACTACGTTCTGAGTAGTTATCAAGGGTTCGAGCGGGTGCTTGGAAAGTCGGCTGATCGGCGTCGGAAGCTGTACAACGGCAAGCACGAAAATACGTTCTATCAGTTTTATGGTCCAAAGCCGGTGGTCGAACAGCGGCAGCATGACGATGAAGTGACAACCTTGGTTCATGCGGAGGGATCAGCCGCGTTTGGACAGTTAGGGGACAAGGCGGACGAGCAGGCTGAGCTATTTGCCGCGCGACTTCGTAAGCGTGCCCGACATTTGCGGCGATGGCCAACCCGACGTGGCATCACGTGCTTTCGTCTCTACGAACGTGACATTCCAGAGATTCCGCTAGTCGTCGATCGCTACGAAGATCATTTGCATATCACCGAATATGAACGACCGCACGATCGTGATCCCGCACAGCACGCCAACTGGCTTGATCGGATGGCGAAGACAGCGGCGGAAACGCTTGAGATCAACGCAAGCAATGTACACTTTAAGCGTCGGGACCGACAAAAGAACTTCGTCCAGTACGAAAAAGTCGATCAAACGCGGAACCGTTTTCAAGTCAACGAAGGCGGTTTGAAGTTCTGGGTCAACTTGGATGATTACATCGATACCGGGTTGTTTCTCGACCATCGTCAAACACGTTCGATGGTACGTGACTTAGCCAAGGATGCGTGGTTTCTAAATCTCTTTGCCTATACCGGTTCCTTCACGGTGTATGCCGCCGACGGTGGTGCACGCAGGACGACGACAGTCGATCTCTCGAGTACGTACACGCGTTGGACCTGCGAGAACCTTCGCTTAAATGGTTTCTTAAACGATCAAGACGCACCAGACGAACGTCGGTATGCCAGCCAGTCCGATGCCAAACATCAAGTGTTCGCGATGGATGTCTCGAAGTTTATCGAGGAGCATCCTGCCGGAGAGAAATACGACGTCGTTGTCTTTGACCCGCCGACGTATTCTCGCAGTAAAAAAACTGACAATGACTGGAATGTCCAGCAGGACGCGATCCCGTTGTTAAACAAGTTATTGCCACTGGTCCGGCGAGGCGGGGTGGTCTTCTTCTCCAACAACTTCAGACGATTCAAGTTCGATGCTTCGGAGTTGGATGTGAGTGAATGCCACGAAATCTCTTCCCAAACGGTACCCGAGGATTTTCGCAACCGCCGCATTCATCGCTGTTGGCGAATCGTGCGATAG
- a CDS encoding DUF3311 domain-containing protein, with translation MSSHPSRGPWIIAALVVLLLILHQDNWFWESDTLVFGFMPIGLFWHACISIGASLTWALATVIAWPLDDDDTVGVAGDSKAAANDEGA, from the coding sequence ATGTCAAGTCATCCATCTCGCGGGCCATGGATCATCGCAGCACTGGTGGTGCTGTTGTTGATTCTGCATCAAGACAACTGGTTTTGGGAAAGCGACACGCTCGTTTTCGGATTCATGCCGATCGGCCTGTTTTGGCATGCCTGCATCTCCATCGGTGCCAGCCTCACTTGGGCGTTGGCGACCGTGATCGCATGGCCGCTCGATGACGACGACACGGTGGGTGTCGCGGGCGATTCGAAAGCTGCCGCCAACGATGAGGGGGCGTGA
- a CDS encoding hybrid sensor histidine kinase/response regulator, with amino-acid sequence MNLHDLSDEHFHLVRRLADVPDADSLLVEDDQTGRRYVLRRIDRSILPNNLRVRFDNEVRLLSKVECEHYCKLITHRWVDDELQVLYPFYEGTSLADRLRDGPLPPLEVTRIAVDILQALVQIHKQGGIHRDFRPSHLLLRDDGHAVLAGYGPLWRINLAYPDSSFGVEMLRFASPELAGIIRHDIGPSSDLYSVGLVMFAALTGRPVCDAETISEILLQHSTKDLDTGQLPSSTPSPLAEMVERLAQKEPRERYQSAAAALDDALAILQMIENDEPDASVVIGRSDARAGLVDPAFVGREAQMRALGDNLGLIFEGAWRQILIASPSGMGKSRLTQEMSRLATRLGCIVLYGDSTDQATGEPNAPWMQVIDRLATVCQTDDVLRQRLAELMSDYREEVVTAMPKLAHVFQWTGRRLSGPEALGQSRILTAFAALLTGLGSAEKPVVVALDNCQWMDDQSIRVLQRVTRSDASHQLLLLLSRPDEGQANRIREIARPDQSLSLGPLDRTSIGRLCESMAGALPVDAIGVIADYAEGSPFMASAVLRGMVESSVLVSEQERWVLNRDHLADFQTAESAGEVLSGRIKNLPELAARFLESAAVIGSTFTLDAVATLSKIDLEESFSLIADIRRQRLIWSKPDGEYAFAHDKIRETVLKDLKPNVKRRMHGQIGAYLARTQGNAHYDLAYHFDEASMHREALPHALAAADAARAEFSLSSARRQLEIASRAKQYADPQTRHRIESMMSEVVMLQGEYDQAQEWLAKCAVSAISDHDEAVVSTRLGELAFKRGNKVQAVEYYEAALRRLGEPICNNRVQLGMRLLREITVQSLHTYFPRLTHGGDRQPDESELLRQKLYSHIAHGYWYTRDKYYTLWSHLRGMNRGEGFRPTTTLAQAYSEHAPAMSLLGWYDRGKRYATRSIEIRKKLQDIWGQGQSRHFLSILLYSSSQFEDCVHESSQAVSILERTGDFWEVHTARYQYAASLYRQGHLTEALEHAKTNYRSAVRRSDFQGTGNIVDVWARASLGNIPQDVLQIEVGRDVDDAQRECHVKLAHAVFHYYRDNYTEAAKSLGEAVKTAEAASVFNAYTSPCFAWHVSALRRKIETQPAKIATIRRRELRELRSAARKALRISRKFTNELPHALREMGAVCALTGRVRSAQSYLCQSLIVARNQGARLEEIQTTLMYAELAAETNWQVDEQELHAAREAMLQYETEVGATDQESSVSLVDRFDALLEAGRKIAVCTDQSEIDHEIIEATSRLLRGDRVLLIRKDRDGNWIGDSLQAQFDLDIVRQSDEQRSAIVCDFENIIETTSGDSAGIKKQNYGTFLCCPILVRGQVTAHIYVANSFMMGMFGDDELRIANYLSSAAGAAFEKADGFRQLQDLNQTLERKVAERTATLQQRNVEIERTADRLRATQVHLQEAKDAAEHANQVKSDFLARMSHEIRTPITAVLGYTELMLRGVVCEPDEQRLQLETIHSNGSHLLHLLNDILDLSKIEAERIEVEQIECTPVKIVGDVIKSLSGKVQQKGIGISLLAESDIPEYVMSDPTRLRQILTNVLGNAIKFTNEGGIDVVIKFEDSPQPSLSIAIEDSGIGMNEEQMSKVFNPFAQADTSTTRKYGGTGLGLSISKHLAEALGGGLTVASTPGVGSTFTLKIATPLVQGTRMIGRMEAIKLALGHAESRWETITVTGARVLVVDDAATNRDLIDRLLSNAGAKVMKLENGKEAVDYFVNDRHDIIEREVDVILMDMQMPLMDGYTATAKLREAGLTIPIVAMTANTMVGDDNKCREAGCCDYLSKPLDLDLVLEKVRHWANETISVLPPKHSSQSQATSSQILTEPVAESAEEPFVDSSLEDGKPHLPDDWMRQFAIDLVTKVHGQLPAIWNSFRGDDLDAVATKIHWIKGSGGTVGLPKLTELAKCCEEAAHESDLETVSQKLDQIERYINLLVDESND; translated from the coding sequence ATGAACCTGCACGACCTTTCCGACGAACACTTTCATTTGGTGCGCCGCTTAGCGGATGTACCGGATGCAGATAGCCTTCTGGTTGAAGACGACCAGACGGGACGTCGTTATGTGCTACGCCGAATCGATCGTTCGATCCTTCCCAACAACCTTCGCGTCCGCTTCGACAACGAAGTACGGCTATTGAGCAAGGTTGAGTGCGAACATTACTGCAAACTGATCACGCATCGATGGGTCGACGACGAACTGCAGGTTCTGTATCCGTTTTATGAAGGCACGTCGCTCGCGGATCGTTTGCGCGACGGACCATTGCCGCCGCTGGAAGTCACGCGGATCGCGGTAGACATCCTGCAGGCATTGGTGCAGATCCACAAACAGGGTGGCATCCATCGTGACTTCCGGCCGTCTCACCTCTTGCTTCGTGACGACGGTCACGCCGTCCTTGCCGGCTATGGTCCGCTGTGGCGGATCAATTTGGCTTACCCGGACAGTTCCTTTGGCGTCGAGATGCTACGTTTTGCGTCTCCAGAACTTGCTGGCATTATCCGGCACGATATCGGTCCTTCGTCAGACCTTTACTCCGTCGGCTTGGTGATGTTCGCGGCGTTGACCGGGCGACCGGTCTGTGACGCCGAAACGATCAGTGAGATCCTGCTTCAGCATTCCACCAAAGACCTCGACACGGGACAACTTCCCAGTAGCACCCCGTCGCCACTCGCCGAAATGGTCGAGCGTCTGGCGCAGAAAGAGCCTCGGGAGCGGTATCAGTCTGCGGCAGCGGCGCTCGACGACGCGCTGGCGATTCTGCAGATGATCGAAAACGACGAGCCTGATGCCTCCGTCGTCATCGGTCGTAGCGACGCCCGCGCCGGTCTTGTCGACCCGGCCTTCGTCGGTCGTGAAGCGCAAATGCGTGCGTTGGGCGATAACCTCGGCTTGATCTTTGAAGGTGCTTGGCGTCAAATTTTGATCGCATCTCCGTCAGGGATGGGCAAGAGCCGACTGACCCAAGAAATGTCGCGTTTGGCAACACGTCTGGGCTGTATCGTCTTGTACGGTGACTCGACCGATCAAGCGACCGGTGAACCGAACGCACCATGGATGCAGGTCATCGATCGACTCGCCACAGTTTGCCAAACCGATGACGTGTTGCGCCAACGCCTTGCCGAACTGATGTCGGACTATCGCGAAGAAGTGGTCACCGCGATGCCAAAGTTGGCTCACGTGTTTCAGTGGACCGGACGAAGACTCTCAGGTCCGGAAGCGTTAGGTCAAAGCCGGATTCTGACCGCATTCGCCGCCCTACTCACCGGACTCGGAAGCGCCGAAAAACCGGTGGTTGTTGCCCTCGACAATTGCCAGTGGATGGACGACCAGTCGATCCGTGTGCTACAGCGGGTGACCCGAAGTGATGCCTCACATCAACTGCTCTTGCTGTTGTCGCGTCCCGACGAAGGTCAAGCCAATCGCATCCGCGAAATCGCCAGACCCGATCAATCGCTGTCGCTCGGACCACTTGATCGAACCAGCATCGGACGACTGTGTGAATCGATGGCCGGGGCTTTGCCGGTCGACGCCATTGGCGTCATCGCGGACTATGCCGAAGGCAGCCCCTTCATGGCTTCGGCCGTGCTTCGTGGGATGGTCGAATCATCGGTTTTAGTTTCCGAACAAGAACGTTGGGTGCTCAATCGTGATCACTTGGCCGACTTCCAAACGGCCGAAAGCGCCGGCGAAGTCCTTTCCGGACGCATCAAGAACCTACCTGAATTGGCGGCTCGTTTTCTTGAGTCCGCGGCCGTAATCGGAAGCACGTTCACGCTCGATGCGGTCGCGACGCTGTCGAAGATCGATCTTGAAGAAAGCTTTTCATTGATCGCCGACATTCGCCGTCAGCGACTAATCTGGAGCAAACCGGACGGTGAGTATGCGTTCGCGCATGACAAAATTCGGGAAACCGTCCTGAAAGACTTGAAGCCCAACGTCAAACGACGGATGCACGGCCAAATCGGAGCCTACCTCGCCCGAACGCAAGGCAACGCACACTACGATTTGGCATACCATTTTGACGAAGCGAGCATGCATCGCGAGGCGTTGCCACACGCGCTTGCCGCCGCAGATGCCGCCCGAGCCGAGTTTTCTCTCAGCAGCGCGCGACGACAACTCGAGATCGCGTCACGAGCCAAGCAATACGCTGACCCGCAAACTCGCCATCGCATCGAATCGATGATGAGCGAAGTGGTGATGCTCCAAGGCGAATACGATCAGGCCCAAGAGTGGTTGGCCAAATGTGCCGTCAGCGCGATTAGCGATCATGACGAGGCGGTCGTCTCAACTCGCTTAGGGGAACTTGCGTTTAAACGCGGAAACAAAGTCCAGGCGGTCGAGTACTACGAGGCTGCTCTCCGACGCCTCGGTGAACCGATTTGCAACAATCGCGTTCAACTCGGCATGCGATTGCTGCGAGAAATCACCGTCCAATCACTGCATACCTATTTCCCACGATTGACTCACGGTGGTGATCGACAACCGGACGAATCCGAATTACTGCGGCAGAAACTGTATAGCCATATCGCGCATGGCTACTGGTACACGCGAGACAAGTACTACACCCTCTGGTCACATTTGCGCGGGATGAATCGCGGTGAAGGCTTTCGTCCGACGACGACGCTCGCGCAAGCGTACAGCGAACATGCCCCCGCAATGAGCTTGCTCGGTTGGTATGACCGAGGCAAACGCTATGCGACGCGATCGATTGAGATTCGAAAAAAGCTGCAAGACATTTGGGGACAAGGCCAGTCCCGGCACTTTTTAAGTATCCTGCTGTATTCGTCCAGCCAGTTCGAAGACTGCGTTCACGAGTCCAGTCAAGCAGTTTCGATTTTGGAACGAACCGGCGACTTCTGGGAAGTACACACGGCACGGTATCAGTACGCCGCCTCGCTCTATCGTCAAGGTCACCTCACCGAGGCCCTTGAACACGCGAAAACCAACTATCGTTCCGCCGTCCGAAGAAGTGACTTTCAGGGAACCGGCAATATCGTCGATGTTTGGGCTCGGGCTTCGCTCGGTAACATTCCCCAAGACGTCCTGCAAATCGAAGTCGGCCGTGATGTCGATGACGCCCAGCGTGAGTGCCACGTCAAACTCGCCCACGCGGTGTTTCATTACTATCGGGACAACTATACCGAAGCTGCCAAATCACTTGGCGAAGCGGTCAAGACCGCCGAAGCCGCGTCCGTGTTCAATGCCTACACCAGTCCCTGCTTTGCTTGGCACGTCTCGGCTCTGCGAAGAAAAATTGAAACCCAGCCGGCAAAGATCGCCACGATACGTCGACGCGAACTGCGTGAACTGCGTTCCGCGGCCCGGAAAGCACTCCGCATTTCAAGGAAATTTACGAACGAATTGCCCCACGCTCTTCGTGAAATGGGCGCGGTCTGTGCACTGACAGGCCGCGTCCGGAGTGCGCAAAGCTATCTCTGTCAATCGCTAATCGTCGCTCGCAACCAAGGCGCGCGATTGGAAGAAATCCAGACCACACTGATGTATGCCGAATTGGCGGCCGAAACCAATTGGCAGGTTGACGAACAAGAACTGCATGCGGCTCGCGAAGCGATGCTGCAATATGAAACCGAAGTCGGCGCGACCGATCAGGAGTCGTCCGTCTCGTTGGTCGATCGCTTCGACGCGTTGCTCGAAGCCGGCCGCAAGATTGCGGTCTGCACCGATCAATCCGAAATTGATCATGAAATCATCGAAGCAACGTCACGTCTGCTACGTGGCGATCGTGTCTTGCTAATCCGAAAAGATCGCGACGGCAATTGGATCGGCGACTCACTCCAAGCCCAATTTGACCTCGATATCGTTCGTCAATCGGACGAACAACGGTCCGCCATTGTCTGCGACTTCGAAAACATCATTGAAACCACCTCCGGTGACTCGGCTGGCATCAAGAAACAAAACTACGGAACATTCTTGTGCTGCCCGATCTTAGTCCGCGGCCAGGTAACGGCGCATATTTACGTCGCCAATTCATTCATGATGGGAATGTTCGGCGACGACGAACTGCGAATTGCCAACTACTTGTCGTCGGCCGCCGGCGCGGCATTCGAAAAGGCTGACGGATTTCGCCAACTACAAGACTTAAACCAAACACTGGAACGAAAGGTCGCCGAACGAACGGCGACACTCCAACAACGAAACGTCGAAATCGAACGAACGGCGGATCGTTTGCGGGCAACCCAAGTCCACTTACAAGAAGCCAAGGACGCCGCAGAGCACGCCAATCAAGTCAAAAGTGATTTCTTAGCTCGAATGAGCCACGAAATCCGCACACCCATCACCGCTGTTTTGGGTTACACCGAATTGATGTTGCGTGGTGTGGTCTGTGAACCGGACGAACAGCGACTTCAACTCGAAACCATCCATAGCAACGGTAGCCATCTACTGCACTTGCTGAACGATATCCTGGATCTTTCGAAGATCGAAGCCGAGCGAATCGAAGTCGAGCAGATTGAGTGCACACCGGTGAAGATCGTCGGTGATGTCATCAAATCACTCTCCGGTAAAGTACAACAAAAGGGAATCGGAATCTCTCTGTTGGCCGAGTCCGATATTCCGGAATACGTGATGAGCGATCCGACACGATTGCGACAAATCCTCACGAATGTCCTCGGCAATGCCATCAAGTTCACCAACGAAGGCGGCATCGACGTGGTGATCAAATTCGAAGATTCCCCCCAACCATCGTTGTCGATCGCAATCGAAGACTCCGGTATCGGCATGAACGAAGAACAGATGTCGAAGGTATTCAACCCCTTCGCTCAGGCTGATACGTCCACGACCCGGAAATACGGCGGTACGGGTCTTGGGCTTTCGATCAGCAAACACCTCGCAGAAGCATTAGGCGGTGGACTGACGGTCGCCAGCACCCCCGGCGTCGGCAGTACGTTTACGCTAAAAATCGCGACGCCGCTCGTTCAGGGTACGCGGATGATCGGACGAATGGAAGCGATCAAGCTTGCCCTCGGACATGCCGAATCTCGCTGGGAAACGATCACCGTCACGGGCGCTCGGGTGCTGGTCGTTGACGATGCCGCGACCAACCGCGACCTGATCGATCGCCTACTCAGCAACGCCGGCGCCAAGGTAATGAAACTTGAAAACGGAAAGGAAGCCGTCGACTACTTCGTCAACGACCGTCACGACATCATCGAACGCGAAGTGGATGTCATCTTGATGGACATGCAAATGCCGTTGATGGATGGCTACACCGCGACAGCGAAGCTACGTGAAGCAGGACTCACCATTCCGATCGTCGCAATGACTGCGAACACGATGGTAGGTGACGACAATAAGTGTCGCGAAGCGGGATGCTGTGACTACCTTTCTAAGCCGCTCGACCTAGACCTCGTCCTAGAGAAAGTACGACACTGGGCAAACGAAACGATCAGCGTTCTGCCGCCAAAACACTCATCACAATCTCAAGCAACCTCGTCGCAGATACTGACCGAACCGGTCGCCGAATCTGCCGAAGAACCATTCGTCGATTCGTCGCTAGAAGACGGCAAACCGCACCTTCCGGATGATTGGATGCGTCAATTCGCGATTGACTTGGTCACCAAAGTCCATGGGCAACTTCCGGCGATTTGGAACTCGTTCCGTGGTGATGATTTAGATGCCGTAGCTACCAAGATTCACTGGATCAAAGGTTCAGGCGGCACGGTCGGCTTGCCAAAGCTGACGGAACTGGCGAAGTGCTGTGAAGAAGCAGCACACGAATCGGATCTCGAAACTGTCAGCCAAAAACTTGATCAAATCGAACGCTACATCAATCTGTTGGTCGACGAATCCAACGACTGA